gaggttggaagctgtgggtgggagatcccctgaggtgatgaggtcgagtatggtctgggagatgatactttggtgatgggaggtgaggtcaagGTTAAGGAGGCAGTAgaaggaggtgtctttgagttggcgaCTTGCTTCAGTGGTgtaaaggtcagtgcgccaaactacaacTGCACTCCCCCCGCCCCACccgtctgctggtttgatggtgaagttggggttggagcagagtgagtgtaGATCTGCACgttgtgagaggttggagtgggtgagggggtagacaggttgaggcagtcaatgtctcagtggcagttggaaataaagagatcgagggcgggtagtGGGCAGGAGTCTTGATGGGAAAAGTAAGCCTTGAGGCAGAGGCAGCCGAAGAAGTGTTCAATGTCACAACGCATTTTGAATGTGCTGATCCAGGAACGGAGGGGGATGAacgtgaggcctttgctgaggactgatcgtttttttctcagtgagggggaggtctgtgGGTATGTGAAAACCTGGCAGCGCTGCGAGCTGGGACCTGGTgtagggctggagctgggagttggGGTAGCGATTGTACATGGCCCAATGCCCACTGTAATCCCACCATCGCCCATTGTACCTGTCCCAATGCCCACTGTAGTCCCAACATTGCCCATCGTACACAGCCCAATATCCACTGTAAACCCACCATCCCATTGAACTCGGCCCAACTACCATTGTAACCCCACTAACTCCACCTGGACCATCACCACTGTAATTTCACTCACTGTATCTGGCAACCTTCTACTGTAACCTCACTCACTGTACCTGgacctgagggcattgttgctaggtTTGCAAATGACTGAAAGGTAGGTGGATGGAGTTAGTGTTGAGGCAGTTGGGAGACTGCAGAATAACTTCAACTGGCTTGgatagtgggcaaagaagtggcagatggaatacaatgtggggaagtgtgagggtatgcactttggttggaagaatagaggcagacactattTTCTAAactgggaaaggcttcagaaatctgaagcataaagAGAGTTTGGCAGTCCTGGTTCAGAATTCTGTTAAGGTTAACATtgtaggttcagttggcagttaggaagggaaACACAATATCAGTATTCATTTTGAGGAGGTGAGAatgcaagagcagagatgtactgccgAGGTTGTGTAAGATTCAGCTCAGACCGTATTTAGAATAACATGAGCATTTTTGGGCCCAATACGTAACGATGTGCTGGCGTTGCAGGGGGTCCAAAGgacatttacaagaatgatcccggggTGAAGGGTTTGTTACGAAGAGTTTTTGATGATAGGTTCTGGGAGTGTACTGgacagagtttagaaggatgtgggggtggagagaggtggggaatctcattgaaactttcagaatactgagaggcctggacagagtggaagtggaaatgatgtttccactaggagagagtaggacccgagggcacagcctcagggtgaaggggTGACCATTTGGAAGTGGTGAAAAAGCACACGActcaaggttatagtccaacaggtttatttgaaatcacaagcttttagaTCGACAAACCTTTGTCAGGTGCACCAGCccaacatcagcacctctacACCTTTGGAAGTGAGCTGAGGAATTTCGTCAACCAGAGGCTGGTGaacttgtggaattcattgccacagaaggattggggggggggggggggggggcaggtcattgagtgtgcgtaagacagaaatagacaggtAAGAGAGATCAAGGTTATGGGAGAGAATAGGGTTTGAGAGATAAAGCAGATTCAATGGTCTGAGTagctaattctgttcctatatcttgtGGACTGACTGCACCATGTATAAATCCACGCCAACCTGCTGTATTTCTGCCCACAGACACCCAACCACACCCGCTCCCTGTGAACCCAACCCTGCCTTCCTCCCGCCACTATGAAAGATGACAAACATCACACCAGCACCGGAAGCATCGGCCGCCAGCATTAAAGATGGCGGAACATATAGAAGATGAACATGCGCACTGACGGGACAGAATCCGGATGTGACGAACGAGGAACATCTGGAATCATGGAGGCGATTGTAAACGAAACAATTTCACCAGACGATCTAGTggtgagggagggatagagagatatATACACGGGGTGAGGGCGGCACCGAGGGAAATATACACACGtagggagagggatagagatagagatagagatagagatagagggggtatAGAGGGAGAGGTGGGGTGGAAAGACACAGAGGGGGACGGAGACTGGGGGgagacgggggcggggggagaaagggtgagggagaccgggggggggttgtgggtgaaggagatggggggggggggggggttgtgggtgaaggagatgggggggggggggttgtgggtgaaggagatggggggggggggggttgtgggtgaaggagatggggggggggttgtgggtgaaggagatgggggggggttgtgggtgaaggagatggggggggggttgtgggtgaaggagatgggggggggttgtgggtgaaggagatgggggggggttgtgggtgaaggagatgggggggggttgtgggtgaaggagatgggggggggttgtgggtgaaggagatggggggggttgtgggtgaaggagatgggggggggttgtgggtgaaggagatgggggggggttgtgggtgaaggagatgggggggttgtgggtgaaggagaagggggggaatggatgtgggtgagggagacgtggtgaggggggagagagggggggtgagatggGGAGGTGTTGGGAAGGGCAGTGGGCTGGGGGcagcgggggggggggttggggtgaggggtcaggagatgggtggggggtgtggagtgagtgagatggggtggatgggaggggttgggggtggggtgctgAAGGGAGACTGTGGGGTGGCTACGGAGATCAAGTGGTGGGGGTCTAGGGAAATGTGGTGTAGGGAGACGGTGCTGGGGGAACTGGGTGGTGGGGAGGGTCTGAGGGAAACAGGGTGGGGGACAGGAAGGTAGGGGATGCTgatgggatggagatggggagggggagagtgatggggtcaTGTGGAGGGTGAcgggaggagagagacggggtggggggggagagagagagacgagggtggggggggagaggggaggggagggtgggggggagaggggcaggagggaggggttaagagagatgaggaagggagggggggagagtggggggaaaaaGAAAAAAGGGGGGGTGGAAGAAGGGAGAGGTTGGGGGAGTGAGATGGGGGTCCactgggtggggggagagggatggggtcCAGAAGCAGAGAGTGCGAGTGTGGGATAAGTATCAGGATAGGACAGTGAAATTGATAGGGGTGGAGTGGGTGAGGAATGAGATTGGAGGGGTATGGCTGGAACAGGGCATGCGATAGAAAGGATTGGAGACGGGGGCAGTGCAGAGAGAACAAGaagaggagggtgagagactgACAGTAAGAGAGGAgaggtggtggagtgagtgagtgacaggAGTGATTGAATAATGGATGGTGAGTGAGTTGGAGGCTTAGAACAGTGAGTGGCGGGAGAATCAGAACATAagtggggaagggagagagagagagactgagtgattggaggtgagagagaggtgggggagagagagaagggacagagttgGTGGGGGCAAGGTGCAGTGAGTGGAGgctaagggacagagagacagagggagaagcaGAACaagtgtgaggggaaagagacagagaagaagtggagagatagtgacagattgttggggggtgaggtgggaaagagagagagggagagagaaaggagcggGATAACAAGAATGAGACAGAAGACAAGAACTGGGTTTATCGAGGGAGAAAATGTCAATGAGTATGACAGAGCAGAAGAGACCCCATAGGGGTGGACATACAGAGAGGGATGATAGTGGgagtgaggggacagacagaAACTGGACTGGGGATGAcagaggggaaggtgagagggtcAGGAAGGAGCTTGGGACAtcagacaggtgagagagagagacacagacagacagagcactGCAGCTGCATGGTCACACCTTGCGTTTCCTCTTTGCAGAAGTTTGAGAAAAAGTACAACGCAGAGCAGAAACAGGGCGCACTGTCCCGAGCGACCCAGTTCGAATACGCCTGGTGCTTAATCCGCAGCAAGTACTCTGCTGACATTGTGAAAGGAGTTGCCATTCTGGAAGGTGAGTTGGAACTCTCTGCATCTGGAGCCAATCCTGTttggagagggtggtgtgtggggctGGCAAAATGTGTACTCTGGTTGAAGCTGCCGCGCTGGAGCTGCACTCTGCTCCAGTCTGGTCTCCATTTCCCCCCTGCAGCCCCAGTCAATCTCAGTCTcttgtcccccaatccccctcatGACTGGTGGCCTTGTCacctcagtctgttcttcccctcccccacgcccCTCCTCTGCCTGGTGATCTTCCCTCAATCCCTTGACCCCTGACTCGTCATGTTGTGATGATAGATTGGCAATGCTCTGAAGTGAAGATGGTCGCATTGACTaatctcgcgctctctctctctctcttcctctctcatcaTCCCCTCTCCCATCCTTCTCTCCCCAACCCTTCCTCCCAGCAGAGATTTACCCTACCGCAACGAAGGATGAGCAGCGAGATTACATCTTCTATTTGGCTGTGGGGAATTATCGGATGAAGGTGAGTGTGCAGATTTCAGCGCCTGCAGGTTTGGCTTCTGAGTGGTGGGGGAATTCCTTTTTAATCTGGGAAAGTTGTTGAAAGGC
The sequence above is a segment of the Chiloscyllium punctatum isolate Juve2018m chromosome 21, sChiPun1.3, whole genome shotgun sequence genome. Coding sequences within it:
- the fis1 gene encoding mitochondrial fission 1 protein, with the protein product MNMRTDGTESGCDERGTSGIMEAIVNETISPDDLVKFEKKYNAEQKQGALSRATQFEYAWCLIRSKYSADIVKGVAILEEIYPTATKDEQRDYIFYLAVGNYRMKEYEKALKFIRTMLKNEPTNQQGLELEKLINKKMQRDGLLGMAIVGGAIVGLAGMAGLIGLAVSKGKS